The nucleotide window TCGGCCTCCGGGAAGGCGCGCGCGGCCTCCTTCAAGGACGGTCCGCCCGCCGGGGACCCGCTCCTCGCCGCGGCCGGCACGGTCCCCGTCGGCCGTACGGCCCGGGGACGCGGAGGCCGGCCGGCGCAGAACGGCGTCTCCCCCGCCTGGCCGCGCCTGGCCGCGGTGCTGCTGCTCGTCCTGTGCGGCGCGGCGCACTTCCCGCCGAGCCGGGACGGAGCCTCCGCCGGCGCCTACGGGTTCGCCCTCGGCGCAGCCGCCCTGTGCGTCCTGCTGGGTCTGGCACTGGTCCGTCGGAGCACGCTGCCGGTGCTCGCCGCGGGGATCCTGGTTCCGGCGGCACTCGCCATCGCCCAGCTGCTGGACGGCCGCGTCACCTCGCCCGGCCTGTCCCGCGCCCTGGAGCTGACCCTCGCGCCCCAGTGGCTCGCCGGCCTGGCGGCCGTGCTCGCCGCGCTGGGGGCCCTGACGGCGCTGGTCACGCTCCTGGCGTCGAAGCGGCCGCGCCCGCGGCCCGACGTACGGCAGCTGGCCGGTTCGAACCGGGCGGCGGACTGACCCGCGCCGCCCGCCGCCCCGGCCCCGAGCGCGGTCGAAAAGCCCTACGGGCCCCAGGATGTCCTGGGGCCCGTAGGGCTTTCCGGGGTCCGCGGACCCCGGGGGCGCGGATCTCAAGTACACGGATCTCAGGGGCGGGGGGAACTGCGCAACCGGCCGCGCGGCGGCGCCGCCGTGTCCGTTTCCGGTGGCGGGGCGGCGGATGCGGCCCGTCGTGGGCCGCTCGCGCGGTTCCCCGCACCCCTGGGCGGCGCGCCGCGCGGCACGTACACGCCGCCGCCGAGGCGACGCAGCGGTGTCACACGGATCCTGACCCCCTGCTGATCCGTCGCCTGCTGATCAGTCGGCTGCTGGGTGGTGTCCATGCGTCCACGGTGCACCAGGGGCGCCCGGGCAACCAGGCCCCTCCTGTGGGCAGGACCACGGATCCTGGTACCGGCACCACCCGTCAGGGGGAGCGGGGAGGCACCGGAGGAAACTCCCTCGGCGTCTGAGCGGGGCCGTCCCGTACGGGGAACTCGCACCCACCTTCTGTTCGGCACGCCCGTCTTCGAAACATTCGACGCTACTGACGATTGTTCTGGGAAATGTAGGCAGATATGAACCGTCAGGCAAGGGGATGCGGGCGACGCATGGGGCGGCCCGATCATCTTGAGCCAACCGAAATTCGGTGCGGCGCAAGTCGTTGACGGTCCGTGAGGTCAGCCGTAAGGTCTGCGCAGCCATTCGGAAACATGCTCGAAACTTTCGAAACAACAGAAGGGGACGACATGATCACCCGCACGTTCACGGACCGCACGGCAACCCCACCGCCCCGCCGGTCCCCCACCCGAAGAGCCCTGGCTTTCGCCGTGGCGGGCCTGCTCGCCACGGCCGGTGTCGCGGCTCTCGCGGAACCGGCCGCGGCGGCCGGCACCCTCGGTGCCGCGGCGGCGGAGAAGGGCCGCTACTTCGGCACCGCGGTCGCGGCCAACCACCTGGGCGAAGCCGCGTACGCCTCGACGCTCGACACGGAGTTCAACTCGGTGACCCCCGAGAACGAGATGAAGTGGGACGCCGTCGAACCCAGCCGCAACTCCTTCTCGTACGGGAACGCCGACCAGATCGTCAGCCACGCCCAGAGCAAGGGCATGAAGGTCCGCGGGCACACCCTCGTGTGGTACTCGCAGCTGCCCGGCTGGGTCGGCGGGCTCGGCGCCGGCGACCTCAGGTCGGCGATGAACAACCACATCACCCAGGTCATGCAGCACTACAAGGGCAAAATCCACTCGTGGGACGTCGTCAACGAGGCGTTCCAGGACGGCAGCAGCGGCGCACGGCGCAGTTCGCCCTTCCAGGACAAGCTCGGCGACGGCCATATCGAGGAGGCCTTCCGCACCGCACGCGCCACGGACCCGGCCGCCAAGCTCTGTTACAACGACTACAACACCGACGGGGTCAACGCGAAGAGCAACGCCGTCTACGCCATGGTGAAGGACTTCAAGGCACGCGGTGTGCCGATCGACTGCGTCGGCTTCCAGTCCCACTTCAACAGCGCCTCCCCGGTGCCCGGTGACTACCGGGCGAACCTGCAGCGCTTCGCCGACCTCGGTGTCGACGTGCAGATCACCGAGCTGGACATCGAGGGCTCCGGCAGCGCGCAGGCCGCGAACTACACCAATGTGGTGAACGCCTGCCTGGCCGTCTCGCGCTGCACCGGCATCACCGTCTGGGGCGTCACCGACAAGTACTCCTGGCGGGCGAGCGGCACACCGCTGCTGTTCGACGGCAACTACACCAAGAAGGCCGCCTACACCGCCGTGCTCACCGCGCTCGGCGGCAGCGGGTCGGGCGGGGGTGGCGGAGGGGGCGGAGGCGGCAACGCCGCCTGCACGGTGTCGTACAGCAGGACGGACGACTGGAGCGACCGCTTCAACGGGAGCGTGACGGTGACCGCGGGCAGTGCCGCCGTCACCGGCTGGACCGTGACCGTCACGGTGACCTCCCCGCAGAAGGTCTCCGCGACCTGGAACGGCACGCCCAGCTGGGACTCCAGCGGCAACGTGATGACCATGAAGCCGAACGGCAACGGAAACCTCGCGGCGGGTGCGTCGACGAGCTTCGGCTTCACCGTCATGAAGAACGGCAACTCCGCGGCACCGGCGATCGGTTCGTGCAGCGCTTCCTGAACCGCCTCCGACGGCACGGAGGCCGGCGCAGAGGTCGGCGCGGAGATCCGTACAGAGATCGACACAGGGATCGGTACGCAGACATGGCGCGGCGGTTCCGGTCGCCGCGCCACGTCCGACCCGTCGGAGTACCCGTAGGGACGCGGGTTACGCATGAAGCCGTCCGCGCGGACCCGAATGCCCGGCACCGTCACGGGTATTGACCAGCGCATGACGGATGACATCAGCCAGGACACACTGCTCCAGCTCCTCTCCGAGTACGACGGCGGAGTGCTGACGACCCTCAAGCGCGACGGCCGCCCGCAGCTGTCGAACGTCAACCACGCCTACTACCCCGCCGAGCGGATCGTGCGCGTCTCGCTCACCGACGGCCGCGCCAAGACCCGCAACCTGCGCCGGGACCCGCGGGCCTCGTACCACGTGACCAGCGCGGACCGCTGGGCCTACACCGTCGCCGAGGGTGTCGCCGACCTCTCCCCCGTGGCCCGCGACGTGGACGACGAGACGGTGGAGGAGCTGATCGGGCTCTACCGGGACGTCCAGGGCGAGCACCCCGACTGGGACGACTACCGGGCCGCCATGGTCCGCGACGGCCGGCTCGTGCTGCGGCTGCGGGTGGAGCGCGCGTACGGCATTCCCCTCGCACGCTGAACCACCCCGGCCGAATCGGCCTGTCCGGGCCGGCCCGTTCGGACCGGCCCGTCCGCTTACCCCTTCAACAACCGTTGTTTTTGGTCTGTACCTGTCGATGGTCAGCCGCTAAGCTCTGCCCCGCATTCATGAGAGCGCTCTCACCGTTCAGCTGTTCCGCCCCCACCTTGCTGGAACAACGAAGGGCTACCGCCTTGAGACGCACCACGACCCTGAGCACCGGCCTGGCCTCCCTCCTGCTGATCGGCGCCTGGGCAGCCGTCGGCACCGGATCCGCCTCGGCCGCCCCCGCCCCCGAAGCCGCCCCCACCTCGAAGGCTCCCGCCTCCGACGCCCTCCTCGACGCCATGCAGAGGGACTTCGGCCTGACCAAGGCCGGGGCCGAGGCACGGCTCGCCGCCGAGAAGAAGGCGACCGCCGTCGAACCGAAGGCCGAACGCGCGGCCGGAGCCGCGTACGGCGGCTCCTGGTTCGACGCCGACAGCGGCAGGCTGACCGTCGCCGTCAGGTCCGGCGCGTCCGCCGGCACGCTGGACGCCGTACGCGACACCGGAGCGGCCGTCCGCACCGTCAAGTACAGCGCGCGGCAGCTCGACGCGGCCAAGGCCCGCATCGACGAGCTGGACGCGCCCGAGGGAATCAGCAACTGGTACGTCGACGCCGAGTCGAGCTCGGTCGTCGTGGGCGTCGTCGCCGCCCAGCGCGCTGACAACGATGTCCGCTCCTTCCTCGACCGGGCCGGGGCCGCCGGCCCCGTCACCGTCGAGGAGACCGCGAAGGCGCCTAAGACCTTCGCGGCCGGGACGGTCGGGGGCGACCCCTTCTACACCGGCAACGTCCGCTGTTCCATCGGCTTCTCGGTGCACGGCGGCTTCGTCACCGCCGGGCACTGCGGCGGCGCCGGGCAGGGCGTCAGCGGCTGGGACCGCTCCTACATAGGCAACATCCAGGGCTCGTCGTTCCCGGAGAACGACTACGCCTGGGTCAACGTCGGCAGCGGCTGGTGGACGGTGCCCGTCGTACTGGGCTGGGGCACCGTCTCCGACCAGCTCGTGCGCGGCTCCAACGAGGCACCGGTCGGCGCGTCCATCTGCCGGTCGGGGTCGACCTCGCACTGGCACTGCGGCGCGGTGCTGGCCAAGAACGAGACCGTCAACTACAGCCAGGGCGCCGTGCGTCAGATGACCAAGACCAGTGTCTGCGCGGAGCCGGGCGACTCGGGCGGCTCCTTCATCAGCGGCGACCAGGCGCAGGGCGTCACGTCGGGCGGCTGGGGCAACTGCTCCACCGGCGGCGAGACCTGGTACCAGCCGATCAACGAGATCCTCAACCGGTACGGGCTGACGCTGCACACGGCGTGACGCCGTAGCAGTGCGGGGTGGCCCCGTCGCCGGAGGTGGCGGGGCCGTTTCCTGCCCGCACGGGTCCCGTAGCGGGGCACCTCAGCGCTCCGCACGGGGGATGTCACCCGCGGGTCGCGGGGGCTGAGAGCGCAGTTCCCCGCGCCCCTGCCGGGACGCGGCCCGGCGCCGCGTGCCTGCTTCGGGCAGCCGGGCGCGCCCGCGCGGCGGAGCCGCACCGTGTCACGGCCCCGCGCCCCTGACGGGGCGCTGCACGTGCCCCGGGTTCACCGGCCGTTCACCGGGGTTGCCGCCGGCGTCGGTCCGCCCCGTGTTCCGGCGGCCTACGCTCGTCGGCGGCACCCCGCGGGTCCGGTCCGCCGTCAGACGGCCGGACCCGCCGCCCGTCCACACGGAAGGTTCCCTCGCACATGGTCCTCAGATCCACCGGCGGGCGGAGGTTCGGCAGGAGAGCGGCCGCTCTCGCGCTGACCACCGCGCTCGCCGCCGCGCTGCCCGGCCCGGTCTCCTCGGCGGCCGACGCCGCCATCGCCGCGCCGGCCCGCCCCACCGCGTACGTCGACCCGCTCATCGGCACCGCGAACGGCGGCAACACCTACCCCGGCGCCAATCTTCCGTACGGCATGATCGGCTGGTCGCCGACCAGCACCAGGGGCGACCAGACCAGCACCGGCGCGGCCAACGGCTACGAGTACGGCGTGACCCGGCTGCGCGGACTGAGTCTCACCCACGTCAACGGCGCGGGCTGCAACCCGGGCGCCGCGGGCGACGTGCCGATCATGCCGTTCGTCGGGGACGTCACCTCCTCGCCCTCGGCGGACACCACGGACTCCGTCTACGCGGCGAACTTCTCGCACGCGGACGAGCGGGCCGTGCCGGGCCGTTACTCCGTGGGGCTCGACTCCGGCGCCCGCGCGGACCTCGCGGTGTCGCAGCGGGCCGGCGTCGCCGACTTCACGTTCCCCGCCGACAAGCCCGCCAACCTGCTCTTCCGGGTCTCCAACTCGCTCAACGGCAGCGAGGACGCGCAGGTCGAGATCGACCGGGCGAACCGCAAGGTGACCGGGTCGGTACTGACGGGCGCGTTCTGCGGCCGGCGCGCCAACGGCGGTGCGAACAACCGCAAGAGCTATTACCGGCTGTACTTCAGCGCCTCGTTCGACCGTGCCTTCTCGTCCACGGGCACCTGGAAGGACGGCACCCTCTCCCCCGGTTCGACCACGGGCGGCGGTGGCGAGGGGTACGCCACGGGCGCCGACCGCGCGGGCCGCGGTTCCGGCGGTTACGTCGGCTTCGACACCGGGTCCGACAACGATGTCCACATGCGGCTCGGCATCTCGTACGTGAGTCTCGCGGGAGCCGAGGCGAACCTCCGCGAGGAGATAGCGCCGAGGGCGGGCGTCGAGGAGGTCGCGGCGGCGGGCAGCAGGGCCTGGGACCGCGAACTGCGGTCCGTGCGCGTCGGCGGGGGCAGTGAGGCCCGGCGGACCGCCTTCTACACCGCGCTCTACCACTCCCTCCAGCAGCCCAACCTGGTCAGCGACACCGACGGCCGCTACCCGGGCATGGACGGCAGGCCCCATCGCCTCGCCCGCGGGCAGGGGGCGCAGTACAGCAACTTCTCCGGCTGGGACCAGTACCGGGCGCAGATCCAGCTGCTCGCCCTGCTCAAGCCGCGTATCGCCGGGGACTTCGCGCAGTCGCTGTACAACTTCGCGCGGCAGAACGGCGGGGTGTGGGACCGCTGGGTGCACATCAACGGCCCGACGCACGTCATGACCGGCGACCCGACCGCGGCCACGCTCGCCACCTTCTACGCCATGGGGGTGCGCAACTTCGACTACCGCGGCGCCTTCGACTCGCTGGCGAAGCAGGCCACCGTGCCGCACCCGGACGGGCTCTCCGACGCGGGCTGCCCCGGCCAGTGCACCGGCCAACGGCCCAATCTGGCGCAGTACATGAGCTCCGGGTACGCCGCTCAGGACGTGTGCCACTGCTGGGGCGGCGCCGCCGAGACCCTGGAGGACTCGGTCGCCGACGACGCGCTGGGCCGGTGGGCGAAGCTGCTGGGCCGCGACGAGCAGGCCGCCGGCTTCGCCGAGCGCGGCGGCTGGTGGCGCAACGTCTTCAACCCCGCGGCCACGGACGGGGCGGGCACCACCGGGTACGTCCAGGCGCGCAACCTGGACGGTTCCTGGGTCACGCCGTTCAGCCCCGGCAGCGACCGCGGGTTCGCCCAGGGCACGAGCGCCACGTACACCTGGATGGTGCCGCAGGACGTGCAGGGCCTCGCCGAGGCGATGGGCGGACGTGAGGCGGCCGCGGGCCGGCTCGACGCCTTCTTCCACAAGGCCGACGGGTCCTGGTCGGTGAAGGGCGGCGACGCGCTGCGCTACGACCCGACCAACGAGCCCGGCATCCACGCCCCGTGGCTCTACAACGCGCTCGGCCGGCCGTGGAAGACCCAGGCCACCGTCCGGCAGATCGTCGACACCGTCTACGGCACGGGACCGGCCGGACTGCCCGGCAACGACGACCTGGGCACCATGTCCGCCTGGTACGTCTTCTCGGCCCTCGGCGTCTACCCGCGGACACCGGGCAGCGCCGACCTCCTGCTGGGCGCGCCGCTGTTCCCGCACGCGGTGATCGACCGGCCCGGCCGCGACATCGTCATCGACGCGCCCGCCGCCGACGCCACCCACGCGTATGTGGCCGGAGTCCGCCTCGACGGCCGTCCGCACGACCGGTCCTGGACGGACGGCGGCCTCCTGCGCACCGGGGGCACCCTGAGGTACCGCCTCGTCGCGGAGCCGGACACCCGGTGGGCGACCGCGCCCGCCGGACTGCCCCGCTGACCTGACACGACCGTGGCCCCGAGTCCGTCGGGACTCGGGGCCACGGTCGTCTTCGGTGACCGCCGGGTCAGACCTTGCGGTACCTGGCCATGCCGAACGAGAACACCCCGAACAGCATCAGGCCGACGGCGATGAGCACCAGCAGCCACGGCCCCGCCGGGGTCTCGGTGAACGAGCGCAGGGTGTCGTCCATGCCCTTGGCCTTGTCCGGTTCGTACGCCACGGCCGCCTTGACCGCGAAGCCCCCGGCGACGGCGAACACCAGACCGCGGGCCGCACCGCCGCCGACGCCGGTCACGTCGACCGCCTGCCGTACCTTGCGCGACATCGCACCGAGCTGCAGGTGCTTGTGGAACTTGCGGCGGATCGCCTGCACCGCCATCCACAGACCGGCGCACCCTATGACCACGCCGGCCACCCCCACGAGCCACTGCCCGGCGGGCAGGTCCATGGCCTTGGCCGTCGCGTCCCGGGACTTGCCGTCGCTCGAACCGCTCCCGCCGGAACCCGCCGCGAAGGACAGGACGGAGTAGGCGACGAAACCGTAGAAGACGGCCCGTCCCGCCGACGCCAGCCGCTTCTTCGCCTTGTGGCCGTCGGGGCCCGCCGCGCCGAAGACCGCCTCGGACAGCCGCCAGAGCGCCATGCCGACCAGTCCGACGCCCAGCGCCCAGAGGACGACCGCCCCGAAGGGCTTCCCGGAGACCTCCTGGAGCGCACCTCCCTGGTCCGCCTGCTTGCCGCTGCCGCCGAAGGCGATCTGCAGCGCCAGCAGGCCCACCAGCACATAGATGACACCGCGTGCGGTGAAACCCGCCCGCGCCGCCCCCTCGATGGCAGGGGCCGCCTTCTGCTTCCCCACCCGGCTGCCTCGTGTCAACGTTCCTGCGTTCATCGTTTGCCTCCCGTCTCCGGTTGCCCCGGCTGGGCCGTACGACACCCTGCGGTCGCGACCAGGGGATACGTCCCTTTTTCGCAGCGGATCGGCAGGATCGAACATACGATGGACGCGCAACCGCAAGGGTGTCGCGCGCAACCGCGCCGGGACACCGATCCGCTCGGGGTGGGAGACGAATGGCACAGGGCACCGACGCAGCACGGACCGTCATCCTGACCGTGGACGACGATCCCGGAGTCTCGCGTGCCGTCGCCCGTGACCTGCGGCGCCGGTACGGCGAGACGTACCGCATCGTGCGCGCGGAGTCCGGGGAGAGCGCTCTCGAAGCCCTGCGCGAGCTGAAGCTGCGCGGCGACCTGGTCGCGGTGATCCTGGCGGACTACCGCATGCCGCAGATGAACGGCATCGAGTTCCTGGAGCAGGCCCTGGACGTGTACCCGGGTGCGCGCCGGGTCCTGCTGACCGCGTACGCCGACACGAACGCGGCCATCGACGCGATCAACGTGGTCGACCTGGACCACTACCTCCTCAAGCCCTGGGACCCCCCGGAGGAGAAGCTCTACCCCGTCCTGGACGATCTGCTGGCCGCCTGGCGGGCCTCCGACCACCGGGCCGTGCCGATCGCCAAGGTCGTCGGTCACCGCTGGTCGGCGCGCTCCTCCGACGTACGGGAGTTCCTGGCCCGCAACCAGGTGCCGTACCGCTGGTACTCCTCGGACGAGCCGGAGGGCAAGCGGCTGCTGGCCTGCGCGGGAGTGGACGGCGAGCGGCTGCCGCTCGTGGTCACCGCGGACGGGGCGGTGCTGGTCGAGCCGGACGATCCGGAGCTGGCCGCCCGGGTGGGTCTCGCCACGACGCCGGCGGCCGAGTTCTACGACCTCGTCGTCATCGGCGGCGGCCCCGCCGGACTGGGCGCGGCGGTGTACGGCGCCTCGGAGGGCCTGCGGACCGTGCTGGTGGAGCGCTCCGCGACCGGCGGACAGGCCGGCCAGAGCTCCCGCATCGAGAACTACCTCGGCTTCCCGGACGGGGTGTCGGGAGGCCAGCTGACCGACCGGGCGCGGCGCCAGGCGTCGAAGTTCGGTGCCGAGATCCTGACGGCGCGCGAGGTGACCGGCCTGGAGGTCACGGGCGCCTCGCGCACCGTGCGCTTCTCGGACGGCTCGGCGATCGCCGCGCACAGCGTGATCCTGGCGACGGGGGTGTCGTACCGGCAGCTCGACGCGCCGGGCGCGCAGGACCTGACCGGGTGCGGGGTCTACTACGGGTCGGCGCTGACGGAGGCCCCGGCGTGCCAGGGGCACGACGTGTACATCGTCGGCGGCGCGAACTCCGCGGGACAGGCCGCCATGTACCTGGCCAGGGGCGCGAAGTCGGTCACCCTGCTGGTGCGCGGCTCCTCCCTGACCGCGTCCATGTCCCACTATCTGATCGAGCAGATCTCGGGCGCGCCGAACATCTCGGTGCGCACCGGGACGGTCGTCGACGCCGTGCACGGCTCGGACCACCTGGAGCAGCTCACCCTGCGCGACCTGGCGAGCGGCCGCACCGAACTCGTCGACGCGCAGTGGATGTTCGTGTTCATCGGCGCGGCGCCGCTGACCGGCTGGCTGGACGGCACGGTCCTGCGGGACGAGCGCGGGTTCATCGTCGCCGGGCCCGACCTGACCGCCGACGGGCGGCCGCCGTCGGACTGGGAGCTGGACCGGCCGCCGTACCACCTGGAGACCAACGTGCCCGGGGTGTTCGTGGCGGGTGACGCGCGCGCCGAGTCCGCGAAGCGTGTCGCCTCCGCCGTAGGAGAGGGAGCCATGGCCGTGATGCTCGTCCACCGGTACCTGGAGCAGTCGTGAGCGGGCGGCCGATGCCGTGCGACATCACGGAGCTGGGCTCGCTGTTCCTGTTCGAGGAGCTGGACGCCGGACAGCTCGGGCGGCTGTGCGCCGAGGGCCGGGTGGAGCTCTTCGAACCCGGCTACGTGTACGAGGAGGGCGAGCCGGCCACCTGCTTCTTCGTCCTCCTGGAGGGCACGGTCGTGATGTCGCGCCGGGTCGGCGGCGACGACGTGGAGATCAGCCGTACGTCACAGCGCGGGGTGTACGCGGGCGCCATGCAGGCCTACCTGGCCGTCCCGGACGAGGCCCGCTACAAGGGCTCGATGCGGGTCACCGAGCCCTCGCGGTTCTTCGTGCTGCCCGCCGAGACGTTCTCGGCGATCCTGCGGGAGTGGTTCCCGATGGCGGTGCACCTGCTGGAGGGGCTGTTCTTCGGCAGTCAGAACACCCAGCGGACCGTCGGACAGCGTGAGCGGCTGCTGGCGCTCGGCTCGCTGTCCGCCGGACTGACGCACGAACTGAACAACCCGGCCGCGGCGGCGGTGCGGGCCACGTCCGCGCTGCGGGAGCGGGTGGCAGGGATGCGGCACAAACTGGGCATGATCGCGACGGGCCCGTTCGCGCGCGACGCCCTGGGAACGCTGGTCGAGATCCAGGAACGTACCGCCGAGCAGGTCGCCAAGGCCACACCCCTGAGTCCGCTGGAGGCCTCCGACCGGGAGGACGCGCTGGGCGACTGGTTCGACGACCACGGCATCGCGGGCGGCTGGGAGCTGGCGCCGACGTTCGTGCAGGCCGGCCTCGACACCGACTGGCTGGACCAGGTGGCGGCGACCGTGGACGAGGGGACGCTCGAGGGCGCGGTCCGGTGGCTCAACTACACGGTCGAGACCGAGCTGCTGATGAACGAGATCGAGGACTCGACCACCCGGGTCTCGAACCTCGTGAACGCGGCCAAGCAGTACTCGCAGCTCGACCGGGCGCCCTACCAGGTCGCCGACGTGCACGAACTGCTGGACAGCACCCTGATGATGCTCGCCGGGAAGACCGGCCCCGGCGTCCGGGTCGTCAAGGACTACGACCGCTCGCTGCCCAGGATCCCCGCCTACCCGGGCGAGTTGAACCAGGTGTGGACCAACCTCATCGACAACGCCGCC belongs to Streptomyces sp. V3I8 and includes:
- a CDS encoding FAD-dependent oxidoreductase; its protein translation is MAQGTDAARTVILTVDDDPGVSRAVARDLRRRYGETYRIVRAESGESALEALRELKLRGDLVAVILADYRMPQMNGIEFLEQALDVYPGARRVLLTAYADTNAAIDAINVVDLDHYLLKPWDPPEEKLYPVLDDLLAAWRASDHRAVPIAKVVGHRWSARSSDVREFLARNQVPYRWYSSDEPEGKRLLACAGVDGERLPLVVTADGAVLVEPDDPELAARVGLATTPAAEFYDLVVIGGGPAGLGAAVYGASEGLRTVLVERSATGGQAGQSSRIENYLGFPDGVSGGQLTDRARRQASKFGAEILTAREVTGLEVTGASRTVRFSDGSAIAAHSVILATGVSYRQLDAPGAQDLTGCGVYYGSALTEAPACQGHDVYIVGGANSAGQAAMYLARGAKSVTLLVRGSSLTASMSHYLIEQISGAPNISVRTGTVVDAVHGSDHLEQLTLRDLASGRTELVDAQWMFVFIGAAPLTGWLDGTVLRDERGFIVAGPDLTADGRPPSDWELDRPPYHLETNVPGVFVAGDARAESAKRVASAVGEGAMAVMLVHRYLEQS
- a CDS encoding GH92 family glycosyl hydrolase — its product is MVLRSTGGRRFGRRAAALALTTALAAALPGPVSSAADAAIAAPARPTAYVDPLIGTANGGNTYPGANLPYGMIGWSPTSTRGDQTSTGAANGYEYGVTRLRGLSLTHVNGAGCNPGAAGDVPIMPFVGDVTSSPSADTTDSVYAANFSHADERAVPGRYSVGLDSGARADLAVSQRAGVADFTFPADKPANLLFRVSNSLNGSEDAQVEIDRANRKVTGSVLTGAFCGRRANGGANNRKSYYRLYFSASFDRAFSSTGTWKDGTLSPGSTTGGGGEGYATGADRAGRGSGGYVGFDTGSDNDVHMRLGISYVSLAGAEANLREEIAPRAGVEEVAAAGSRAWDRELRSVRVGGGSEARRTAFYTALYHSLQQPNLVSDTDGRYPGMDGRPHRLARGQGAQYSNFSGWDQYRAQIQLLALLKPRIAGDFAQSLYNFARQNGGVWDRWVHINGPTHVMTGDPTAATLATFYAMGVRNFDYRGAFDSLAKQATVPHPDGLSDAGCPGQCTGQRPNLAQYMSSGYAAQDVCHCWGGAAETLEDSVADDALGRWAKLLGRDEQAAGFAERGGWWRNVFNPAATDGAGTTGYVQARNLDGSWVTPFSPGSDRGFAQGTSATYTWMVPQDVQGLAEAMGGREAAAGRLDAFFHKADGSWSVKGGDALRYDPTNEPGIHAPWLYNALGRPWKTQATVRQIVDTVYGTGPAGLPGNDDLGTMSAWYVFSALGVYPRTPGSADLLLGAPLFPHAVIDRPGRDIVIDAPAADATHAYVAGVRLDGRPHDRSWTDGGLLRTGGTLRYRLVAEPDTRWATAPAGLPR
- a CDS encoding S1 family peptidase, translating into MRRTTTLSTGLASLLLIGAWAAVGTGSASAAPAPEAAPTSKAPASDALLDAMQRDFGLTKAGAEARLAAEKKATAVEPKAERAAGAAYGGSWFDADSGRLTVAVRSGASAGTLDAVRDTGAAVRTVKYSARQLDAAKARIDELDAPEGISNWYVDAESSSVVVGVVAAQRADNDVRSFLDRAGAAGPVTVEETAKAPKTFAAGTVGGDPFYTGNVRCSIGFSVHGGFVTAGHCGGAGQGVSGWDRSYIGNIQGSSFPENDYAWVNVGSGWWTVPVVLGWGTVSDQLVRGSNEAPVGASICRSGSTSHWHCGAVLAKNETVNYSQGAVRQMTKTSVCAEPGDSGGSFISGDQAQGVTSGGWGNCSTGGETWYQPINEILNRYGLTLHTA
- a CDS encoding DUF1206 domain-containing protein, with protein sequence MNAGTLTRGSRVGKQKAAPAIEGAARAGFTARGVIYVLVGLLALQIAFGGSGKQADQGGALQEVSGKPFGAVVLWALGVGLVGMALWRLSEAVFGAAGPDGHKAKKRLASAGRAVFYGFVAYSVLSFAAGSGGSGSSDGKSRDATAKAMDLPAGQWLVGVAGVVIGCAGLWMAVQAIRRKFHKHLQLGAMSRKVRQAVDVTGVGGGAARGLVFAVAGGFAVKAAVAYEPDKAKGMDDTLRSFTETPAGPWLLVLIAVGLMLFGVFSFGMARYRKV
- a CDS encoding ATP-binding protein — encoded protein: MSGRPMPCDITELGSLFLFEELDAGQLGRLCAEGRVELFEPGYVYEEGEPATCFFVLLEGTVVMSRRVGGDDVEISRTSQRGVYAGAMQAYLAVPDEARYKGSMRVTEPSRFFVLPAETFSAILREWFPMAVHLLEGLFFGSQNTQRTVGQRERLLALGSLSAGLTHELNNPAAAAVRATSALRERVAGMRHKLGMIATGPFARDALGTLVEIQERTAEQVAKATPLSPLEASDREDALGDWFDDHGIAGGWELAPTFVQAGLDTDWLDQVAATVDEGTLEGAVRWLNYTVETELLMNEIEDSTTRVSNLVNAAKQYSQLDRAPYQVADVHELLDSTLMMLAGKTGPGVRVVKDYDRSLPRIPAYPGELNQVWTNLIDNAASAMGGEGTLTVRTALEREQLLVEFRDTGPGVPEEIRGRIFDPFFTTKPVGEGTGLGLDISWRIVVNKHHGHLQVHSVPGDTRFQVFLPLTAAEPDTDTDTDTDDTQPGTPQEAS
- a CDS encoding PPOX class F420-dependent oxidoreductase → MTDDISQDTLLQLLSEYDGGVLTTLKRDGRPQLSNVNHAYYPAERIVRVSLTDGRAKTRNLRRDPRASYHVTSADRWAYTVAEGVADLSPVARDVDDETVEELIGLYRDVQGEHPDWDDYRAAMVRDGRLVLRLRVERAYGIPLAR
- a CDS encoding endo-1,4-beta-xylanase, which translates into the protein MITRTFTDRTATPPPRRSPTRRALAFAVAGLLATAGVAALAEPAAAAGTLGAAAAEKGRYFGTAVAANHLGEAAYASTLDTEFNSVTPENEMKWDAVEPSRNSFSYGNADQIVSHAQSKGMKVRGHTLVWYSQLPGWVGGLGAGDLRSAMNNHITQVMQHYKGKIHSWDVVNEAFQDGSSGARRSSPFQDKLGDGHIEEAFRTARATDPAAKLCYNDYNTDGVNAKSNAVYAMVKDFKARGVPIDCVGFQSHFNSASPVPGDYRANLQRFADLGVDVQITELDIEGSGSAQAANYTNVVNACLAVSRCTGITVWGVTDKYSWRASGTPLLFDGNYTKKAAYTAVLTALGGSGSGGGGGGGGGGNAACTVSYSRTDDWSDRFNGSVTVTAGSAAVTGWTVTVTVTSPQKVSATWNGTPSWDSSGNVMTMKPNGNGNLAAGASTSFGFTVMKNGNSAAPAIGSCSAS